Proteins encoded by one window of Shewanella avicenniae:
- a CDS encoding PaaI family thioesterase codes for MKTKRADSHHQCIVCAAPEQNPASLDLLFTQMRAQQVQARFMVDQRYQGYQGVLHGGIAATLLDAAMTQCLVAQGIEAMTASLDVRFHMPIAIGSRLTVIGRQLAQKRNIYLMEAELVANGLCYASAKAKFMLPKQPKVAP; via the coding sequence ATGAAAACCAAGCGCGCTGACAGTCACCATCAATGCATTGTATGTGCTGCACCGGAACAAAACCCGGCCTCTTTGGATCTGCTGTTTACCCAGATGCGAGCGCAGCAAGTACAAGCCCGCTTTATGGTTGATCAACGTTATCAAGGCTATCAGGGTGTGTTGCATGGTGGAATTGCGGCCACGCTGCTTGATGCCGCCATGACCCAGTGCCTAGTGGCGCAGGGAATTGAGGCGATGACCGCAAGCCTTGATGTGCGCTTTCACATGCCGATTGCTATTGGTAGTCGGCTCACGGTGATTGGGCGGCAGTTGGCGCAAAAACGCAACATATACCTGATGGAAGCTGAACTGGTGGCTAACGGCTTGTGCTACGCCAGCGCAAAGGC
- a CDS encoding NAD(P)-dependent alcohol dehydrogenase — protein sequence MSSPAFYDIRAAVTREQSAPFVIENARIRAPKNDEVLVKVLATGMCHTDMIVRDQYYPVPLPAVLGHEGAGIVEAVGPLVKDIEVGDHVVLTYGYCSHCHQCSDGHAAYCDEFYPRNFQGSGTDGETALIDAHGEPLHDHFFAQSSFATYALSLENNTVKVPADAPLELLGPLGCGIQTGAGAVINSLKVTPGSSFVSFGAGAVGLSAVLAARVAGATTIIAVDVVPSRLELALELGATHVINSKEQDPVARIKEITNGGTKFALESTGRPQVLRQGIDSLGLLGAIGVVGAPKLGTDSTFDVNDVLLGGKTIRGIVEGDSNPKQFIPLLVELYQQGRFPFDKLVKFYDFEQINEAAADSEKGVTLKPIVRIAR from the coding sequence ATGAGTTCTCCTGCTTTTTATGATATCCGTGCCGCGGTTACCCGCGAACAAAGCGCGCCGTTTGTGATTGAAAACGCACGTATTCGTGCGCCTAAGAATGATGAAGTGTTGGTTAAAGTGCTGGCTACCGGCATGTGCCATACCGACATGATTGTGCGCGATCAATATTATCCAGTGCCATTGCCTGCCGTGTTAGGCCACGAAGGTGCTGGTATCGTTGAAGCGGTTGGTCCGTTGGTGAAAGACATTGAAGTGGGCGACCACGTGGTGTTGACCTATGGCTATTGTAGCCATTGTCATCAATGTTCTGATGGTCATGCCGCTTATTGTGATGAGTTCTATCCTCGTAACTTCCAAGGTTCAGGCACTGACGGCGAAACCGCCTTGATTGATGCCCATGGCGAACCTTTGCATGACCACTTTTTTGCTCAGTCTTCCTTTGCAACCTATGCGTTAAGCCTTGAAAACAATACCGTTAAAGTGCCTGCTGATGCTCCACTGGAGCTGTTAGGCCCATTGGGGTGTGGTATTCAAACCGGTGCAGGCGCAGTGATTAACTCGCTGAAAGTCACCCCAGGAAGCAGTTTTGTTTCCTTTGGTGCTGGCGCAGTCGGTCTGTCTGCCGTGTTGGCCGCTCGTGTTGCTGGAGCCACCACCATTATCGCGGTAGACGTGGTGCCATCACGCCTCGAATTAGCGTTAGAGTTGGGCGCAACTCATGTGATCAACAGTAAAGAGCAAGATCCAGTTGCCCGTATTAAAGAGATCACTAACGGTGGTACTAAGTTCGCGCTGGAATCTACCGGTCGCCCACAAGTGTTGCGCCAAGGCATTGATTCACTTGGCTTGTTAGGTGCTATCGGTGTTGTTGGTGCGCCTAAACTGGGTACTGATTCAACCTTTGATGTAAACGATGTATTGCTTGGCGGTAAAACCATTCGCGGTATCGTGGAAGGTGATTCAAACCCTAAACAATTTATCCCATTGTTAGTGGAACTGTATCAGCAAGGGCGTTTCCCATTTGATAAGTTGGTGAAATTCTACGACTTCGAGCAAATCAACGAAGCCGCTGCTGACAGTGAAAAAGGGGTTACCCTGAAACCTATCGTGCGTATCGCGCGCTAA
- a CDS encoding FAD-dependent oxidoreductase has product MTRIVIIGGVAGGASAAARARRMDEHAEIIMLERGEFVSFANCGLPYHIGGEIELRNALLLQTPDSFKQRFNVDVRVFSEVTAIDRQNKSVAVQPQHGGEAYQLSYDKLLLSPGASPIKPPISGIDHSHVFSLRNIPDMDAILAALATYKPRHATVVGGGFIGLEMAEALKHRGLNVALVELSPQVMAPVDIEMANMLHQKLISQGVDLRLKTGLEAIAPIELHPAEAEAMDQYDVAKKPHHELQLTLSNGQLQTDIVIMAIGVRPETLLASYAGLALGERGGIKVNSAMQTSDPDIYAVGDAVETPDFVAGAPSLVPLAGPANRQGRIAADNMLGGDKHYQATQGTAICKLFDMAIASTGLNEKTLKRLGMDYEKVYVHAASHASYYPGAHPVTLKLLFTPDTGKILGAQAAGLDGIDKRIDVLAVAQRAGLTVRDLQDLELTYAPPFGSARDVINQAGMVATNMLDGIDPVCQVDDVLHMTDEQILLDVRNPPELTKIGAFPNALNIPLDQLRQRLDELPKDKEILVTCMVGLRGHVASRMLQQHGFKTKNLTGGYKTYHMATIEY; this is encoded by the coding sequence ATGACTCGAATCGTCATTATTGGGGGGGTTGCCGGTGGAGCTTCAGCGGCTGCGCGTGCCCGTCGTATGGATGAACATGCTGAGATTATTATGCTGGAGCGGGGTGAGTTTGTATCGTTTGCCAACTGCGGCTTGCCTTATCATATTGGCGGTGAAATTGAATTGCGCAATGCCTTGCTGCTGCAAACGCCTGATAGCTTCAAACAACGTTTTAATGTTGACGTGCGGGTGTTTAGCGAAGTTACCGCAATCGATCGACAAAACAAATCTGTCGCCGTGCAGCCACAACATGGCGGCGAAGCTTACCAGCTCAGTTACGACAAGTTACTGCTCAGCCCTGGGGCATCGCCCATCAAACCACCTATCTCCGGCATTGATCATTCGCACGTATTTAGCCTGCGTAATATTCCCGATATGGACGCCATTTTGGCGGCTTTAGCTACCTATAAACCGCGACATGCCACTGTGGTTGGCGGCGGCTTTATTGGCTTAGAGATGGCCGAAGCACTAAAACATCGGGGCTTGAACGTGGCGCTGGTTGAGCTGTCACCCCAAGTGATGGCGCCGGTGGATATCGAAATGGCCAACATGTTGCACCAAAAGCTGATCAGCCAAGGGGTAGATTTGCGCTTGAAAACAGGCCTTGAGGCGATTGCACCTATTGAGTTGCATCCCGCTGAAGCCGAGGCGATGGATCAATATGATGTGGCGAAGAAACCACATCACGAACTGCAACTGACGCTGTCCAATGGGCAACTGCAAACCGACATCGTCATTATGGCGATTGGCGTGCGCCCTGAAACCTTGCTTGCAAGCTATGCCGGATTAGCCTTAGGTGAGCGCGGTGGCATTAAGGTTAACAGCGCTATGCAGACCTCAGATCCCGATATCTATGCCGTGGGCGATGCGGTTGAAACCCCAGATTTTGTCGCTGGCGCACCGAGTTTAGTGCCTCTGGCAGGCCCCGCGAATCGCCAAGGGCGGATTGCCGCTGATAACATGCTCGGCGGCGATAAACATTATCAAGCCACCCAAGGCACCGCGATCTGTAAGTTGTTTGATATGGCGATTGCCAGCACTGGACTCAATGAGAAAACCCTCAAGCGTCTGGGGATGGATTACGAGAAGGTCTATGTTCATGCTGCCAGCCACGCCAGTTACTACCCGGGAGCCCATCCTGTCACGTTAAAACTATTGTTCACGCCTGACACCGGCAAGATCTTAGGCGCACAAGCGGCTGGGCTAGACGGTATTGATAAACGAATCGATGTGTTAGCGGTGGCGCAACGGGCAGGGCTAACGGTGCGCGATCTGCAAGATCTGGAGCTGACCTATGCGCCACCGTTTGGCTCCGCACGCGATGTGATCAACCAAGCAGGGATGGTGGCTACCAATATGCTTGATGGTATTGATCCTGTGTGTCAGGTGGACGATGTACTGCACATGACCGATGAGCAGATATTATTAGATGTACGCAATCCGCCTGAGCTAACCAAAATTGGCGCGTTTCCGAATGCGCTCAATATTCCGTTAGATCAACTGCGTCAGCGGTTAGATGAGTTGCCAAAAGATAAAGAGATTTTAGTGACCTGTATGGTAGGGCTCCGTGGCCATGTCGCCAGCCGGATGCTGCAACAACATGGGTTTAAGACTAAAAATTTAACCGGTGGTTATAAGACGTACCATATGGCTACCATTGAGTACTAA
- a CDS encoding NifB/NifX family molybdenum-iron cluster-binding protein has protein sequence MITAIPMSRDKIAAHFSKADSFVFINEQGTSVVQAPNPGLENGCAGKANIITLLQQQQVDRVIVRNIGERFLARLLDAKFQVFQSGSSHFDSVQLQDSVPRFLLPLTAAEQGRPSVNYQKKQAAGGCGCDHDAEHGHCCHDDKGHADQHGHAADHVPCCQRKTAAGERCGGCCRH, from the coding sequence ATGATTACCGCAATTCCAATGTCGCGCGACAAGATCGCCGCCCATTTCAGTAAAGCTGATAGCTTTGTTTTTATTAATGAACAAGGAACGTCGGTGGTGCAAGCGCCGAACCCCGGCTTGGAAAATGGCTGTGCCGGTAAGGCGAACATCATCACCTTGTTGCAACAGCAGCAGGTGGATCGGGTAATCGTGCGTAACATAGGTGAGCGTTTCTTAGCGCGCCTGCTTGATGCCAAATTTCAAGTATTTCAAAGCGGTAGTAGTCACTTTGACAGTGTGCAACTGCAGGATAGCGTGCCACGTTTTCTGTTACCGCTGACGGCTGCTGAACAAGGCCGACCCTCGGTTAACTATCAGAAAAAGCAGGCAGCGGGTGGCTGCGGTTGTGATCATGATGCTGAACATGGTCACTGTTGCCATGACGACAAAGGGCATGCCGACCAACACGGCCATGCAGCAGATCATGTGCCATGTTGCCAACGTAAAACGGCTGCGGGTGAACGCTGCGGAGGCTGTTGCCGTCATTAA